A stretch of Malus sylvestris chromosome 11, drMalSylv7.2, whole genome shotgun sequence DNA encodes these proteins:
- the LOC126588684 gene encoding uncharacterized protein LOC126588684 isoform X1 — MAGASVHMQHLNSRVGVTMATATTPTDTQIGTRVQLPEKTRNSRVLVLGATGRVGGSTAIALSKLCSDLQIVVGGRNREKGVNMVATLGRNSEFSEVDVNNVKSLEAALKDVDLVVHAAGPFQQAEKCTVLEAALETKTAYVDVCDDTAYSQRAKSFKNSAIAANIPAITTGGIYPGVSNVMAAELVRAARSESKGTPERLRFYYYTAGTGGAGPTILATSFLLLGEEVVAFNKGEKIKLKPYSGMLEIDFGKGIGKKDVYLLNLPEVSSTHEVLGVPTVSARFGTSPFFWNWGMAIMTSLLPPELLRDRSKVQQMVELFDPVVRQVDSFAGERVSMRVDLECSDGRNTVGIFSHKRLSVSVGYAAAAFVMAILEGSTQPGVWFPEENEGIAIEARELLLERAAQGTFNFVMNKPSWMVETNPKELGLGIYV; from the exons ATGGCGGGAGCTTCAGTGCATATGCAGCATTTGAACAGCAGAGTCGGTGTTACTATGGCCACCGCTACTACTCCTACAGACACCCAAATCGGGACTCGGGTTCAACTCCCAGAGAAGACCCGCAATTCTCGGGTGTTGGTGCTCGGCGCAACGGGTCGGGTCGGAGGCTCCACTGCCATTGCCCTCTCCAAGCTATGCTCCGACCTCCAAATTGTCGTCGGCGGTCGAAACAG GGAAAAAGGTGTTAATATGGTAGCTACACTTGGGAGAAACTCAGAGTTCTCAGAAGTAGACGTTAACAATGTAAAATCGTTGGAAGCAGCTCTGAAAG ATGTAGATCTCGTAGTTCATGCTGCAGGGCCATTTCAACAAGCAGAGAAGTGCACTGTATTGGAAGCTGCCTTAGAGACAAAG ACAGCCTATGTTGATGTTTGTGATGACACAGCCTATTCACAACGTGCAAAATCCTTTAAGAACAGTGCTATAGCTGCAAATATTCCGGCAATAACAACCGGTGGAATTTATCCAGGAGTGAGCAATG TGATGGCTGCAGAACTAGTTCGTGCAGCTAGGAGCGAAAGCAAAGGCACACCCGAAAGGCTAAG ATTCTATTACTACACAGCAGGAACTGGCGGCGCTGGTCCAACTATCTTAGCAACTAGCTTTTTGCTTCTGGGAGAGGAGGTTGTTGCATTTAATAAAG GAGAAAAGATCAAACTAAAGCCATATAGTGGAATGCTGGAGATTGACTTTGGAAAAGGCATTGGAAAGAAAGATGTTTATCTGTT GAATCTACCGGAGGTAAGCAGTACTCATGAGGTCCTAGGAGTACCTACTGTCAGTGCTCGATTTGGAACTTCACCCTTCTTTTGGAATTGGGGAATGGCAATCATGACTAGTCTTCTTCCACCG GAGCTATTGAGAGACAGAAGCAAAGTCCAACAGATGGTTGAACTGTTTGACCCCGTTGTCCGACAAGTTGATTCTTTTGCTGGAGAGCGTGTATCAATGAGG GTTGATTTGGAGTGCTCTGATGGGCGCAATACAGTTGGTATATTCAGTCACAAGAGACTTTCTGT ATCTGTGGGATATGCAGCAGCTGCATTTGTTATGGCAATTCTTGAGGGAAGCACACAGCCTGGGGTTTGGTTTCCGGAGGAG AATGAAGGCATTGCAATTGAGGCAAGGGAACTCCTCCTCGAACGTGCTGCGCAAGGAACATTCAATTTCGTAATGAACAA GCCATCATGGATGGTGGAAACAAACCCAAAAGAGTTAGGGTTGGGAATATACGTGTAA
- the LOC126588684 gene encoding uncharacterized protein LOC126588684 isoform X2, translating into MAGASVHMQHLNSRVGVTMATATTPTDTQIGTRVQLPEKTRNSRVLVLGATGRVGGSTAIALSKLCSDLQIVVGGRNREKGVNMVATLGRNSEFSEVDVNNVKSLEAALKDLVVHAAGPFQQAEKCTVLEAALETKTAYVDVCDDTAYSQRAKSFKNSAIAANIPAITTGGIYPGVSNVMAAELVRAARSESKGTPERLRFYYYTAGTGGAGPTILATSFLLLGEEVVAFNKGEKIKLKPYSGMLEIDFGKGIGKKDVYLLNLPEVSSTHEVLGVPTVSARFGTSPFFWNWGMAIMTSLLPPELLRDRSKVQQMVELFDPVVRQVDSFAGERVSMRVDLECSDGRNTVGIFSHKRLSVSVGYAAAAFVMAILEGSTQPGVWFPEENEGIAIEARELLLERAAQGTFNFVMNKPSWMVETNPKELGLGIYV; encoded by the exons ATGGCGGGAGCTTCAGTGCATATGCAGCATTTGAACAGCAGAGTCGGTGTTACTATGGCCACCGCTACTACTCCTACAGACACCCAAATCGGGACTCGGGTTCAACTCCCAGAGAAGACCCGCAATTCTCGGGTGTTGGTGCTCGGCGCAACGGGTCGGGTCGGAGGCTCCACTGCCATTGCCCTCTCCAAGCTATGCTCCGACCTCCAAATTGTCGTCGGCGGTCGAAACAG GGAAAAAGGTGTTAATATGGTAGCTACACTTGGGAGAAACTCAGAGTTCTCAGAAGTAGACGTTAACAATGTAAAATCGTTGGAAGCAGCTCTGAAAG ATCTCGTAGTTCATGCTGCAGGGCCATTTCAACAAGCAGAGAAGTGCACTGTATTGGAAGCTGCCTTAGAGACAAAG ACAGCCTATGTTGATGTTTGTGATGACACAGCCTATTCACAACGTGCAAAATCCTTTAAGAACAGTGCTATAGCTGCAAATATTCCGGCAATAACAACCGGTGGAATTTATCCAGGAGTGAGCAATG TGATGGCTGCAGAACTAGTTCGTGCAGCTAGGAGCGAAAGCAAAGGCACACCCGAAAGGCTAAG ATTCTATTACTACACAGCAGGAACTGGCGGCGCTGGTCCAACTATCTTAGCAACTAGCTTTTTGCTTCTGGGAGAGGAGGTTGTTGCATTTAATAAAG GAGAAAAGATCAAACTAAAGCCATATAGTGGAATGCTGGAGATTGACTTTGGAAAAGGCATTGGAAAGAAAGATGTTTATCTGTT GAATCTACCGGAGGTAAGCAGTACTCATGAGGTCCTAGGAGTACCTACTGTCAGTGCTCGATTTGGAACTTCACCCTTCTTTTGGAATTGGGGAATGGCAATCATGACTAGTCTTCTTCCACCG GAGCTATTGAGAGACAGAAGCAAAGTCCAACAGATGGTTGAACTGTTTGACCCCGTTGTCCGACAAGTTGATTCTTTTGCTGGAGAGCGTGTATCAATGAGG GTTGATTTGGAGTGCTCTGATGGGCGCAATACAGTTGGTATATTCAGTCACAAGAGACTTTCTGT ATCTGTGGGATATGCAGCAGCTGCATTTGTTATGGCAATTCTTGAGGGAAGCACACAGCCTGGGGTTTGGTTTCCGGAGGAG AATGAAGGCATTGCAATTGAGGCAAGGGAACTCCTCCTCGAACGTGCTGCGCAAGGAACATTCAATTTCGTAATGAACAA GCCATCATGGATGGTGGAAACAAACCCAAAAGAGTTAGGGTTGGGAATATACGTGTAA